A window of the Sabethes cyaneus chromosome 1, idSabCyanKW18_F2, whole genome shotgun sequence genome harbors these coding sequences:
- the LOC128745715 gene encoding uncharacterized protein LOC128745715 has product MEQLEDSRETNCLRNVFIQADGNSSLGLHLSRTPWDPYPWISGVTPGSRAEKAGVCVGDCVLEANGEDLLGLKIVDIAKLVKHGKLNQSVKPSISLLLWNSGFEKNNLNPQSLSRFASCLQSIAGLLECPVCLEIIRPPSWQCCHGHVICSGCRAKSAKCPICRVVLGRGRCIVADKLFSFLVQTIGRDDGKRSTIPKSSNLQQISARLPLLTRDFRHSRQSVKAKGNTFPTSSALSTMTHRMTKAATQYCCPSGQPCDKMKNQHEILIHLQKSHQTSVVQYYAAPGDTLGINFNESCITCIVLVPVCSAAELVTDENNNVHPCQESVRSNRANECHKAASIAAGSATLSVSRDNIFFLARFRCIETISHTLYWLWYLGPPEDLDRFCVSIVDEPGMVRWSGRPVSLLQNCKEVLKSKQFVRMATGAKGMRVTINVN; this is encoded by the exons ATGGAGCAATTGGAGGACAGCAGGGAAACAAACTGTCTCAGAAATGTTTTCATTCAGGCCGACGGCAACAGTAGTTTGGGACTTCACTTAAGTAGGACACCATGGGACCCGTATCCTTGGATTAGTGGTGTGACACCCGGTTCACGTGCTGAGAAGGCAGGagtctgtgttggagattgcgTACTGGAG GCAAACGGAGAAGATTTATTGGGACTCAAAATTGTAGATATTGCAAAACTAGTGAAGCATGGAAAACTCAACCAAAGTGTTAAACCCAGCATCAGTTTATTATTGTGGAACTCGGGATTTGAGAAAAAC AATCTGAATCCGCAGTCATTGTCACGTTTTGCAAGCTGTCTCCAAAGCATTGCGGGTTTGCTGGAGTGTCCGGTCTGTTTGGAGATTATACGGCCGCCCTCGTGGCAGTGCTGCCATGGCCATGTGATATGCTCCGGATGTAGGGCAAAGAGCGCTAAGTGCCCCATTTGTCGAGTTGTGCTGGGTCGTGGCCGGTGCATTGTGGCAGACAAACTGTTTAGCTTTCTGGTTCAAACGATTGGACGTGATGACG GAAAACGCTCAACTATACCAAAATCATCTAATTTACAACAAATTAGCGCACGTTTACCGTTGCTTACCCGAGACTTTCGACATAGTAGACAGTCGGTAAAAGCGAAAGGAAATACCTTTCCTACCAGCAGCGCCCTGTCGACGATGACACATCGTATGACGAAAGCAGCTACTCAGTATTGCTGCCCTTCTGGCCAACCGTGcgataaaatgaaaaatcaacatgaAATATTAATTCATTTACAGAAATCACATCAAACGAGTGTTGTCCAGTACTATGCTGCTCCAGGTGATACGCTTGGCATCAATTTCAACGAGTCCTGCATCACCTGTATCGTCCTAGTGCCAGTTTGCAGTGCAGCAGAACTTGTGACCGATGAAAACAACAACGTTCATCCTTGCCAGGAATCGGTACGCAGCAATCGCGCAAATGAATGCCACAAAGCGGCCAGCATAGCCGCTGGCAGTGCTACACTGTCGGTATCGAGGGATAATATTTTCTTCCTGGCTCGATTCCGATGCATTGAAACCATTAGCCACACGTTGTACTGGTTATGGTACCTTGGTCCACCAGAAGACCTGGACCGATTTTGTGTTAGCATCGTGGACGAACCCGGCATGGTCAGATGGAGTGGGCGACCCGTTTCGCTGCTGCAAAACTGTAAAGAGGTTCTCAAATCAAAGCAATTCGTTCGCATGGCCACTGGGGCGAAAGGCATGAGAGTGACCATTAATGTAAATTGA